A single genomic interval of Streptomyces sp. NBC_00663 harbors:
- a CDS encoding PTS sugar transporter subunit IIA, which produces MTTVTSPLAGRAIGLASVPDPVFSGAMVGPGTAIDPVREPSEAVAPVDGVIVSLHPHAFVVVDEQGHGVLTHLGIDTVQLNGEGFELLVNKGDTVTRGQSIVRWNPAAVEAAGKSPVCPIVALEATAEALSDLRDDGDVKAGDSLFVWK; this is translated from the coding sequence ATGACCACCGTGACGTCCCCTCTTGCTGGACGCGCCATCGGACTGGCTTCCGTGCCCGATCCGGTCTTCTCCGGAGCCATGGTCGGCCCGGGCACGGCGATCGACCCCGTGCGTGAGCCTTCCGAGGCTGTCGCCCCCGTCGACGGAGTCATCGTCTCGCTCCACCCGCACGCCTTCGTCGTCGTCGACGAGCAGGGCCATGGCGTGCTCACCCACCTCGGTATCGACACCGTGCAGCTCAACGGCGAAGGCTTCGAGCTGCTCGTGAACAAGGGCGACACCGTGACGCGCGGTCAGAGCATCGTGCGTTGGAACCCGGCTGCCGTGGAAGCCGCCGGCAAGTCGCCGGTCTGCCCGATCGTGGCCCTCGAGGCCACAGCTGAGGCTCTCTCCGATCTGCGTGACGACGGCGATGTGAAGGCCGGCGACAGTCTCTTCGTCTGGAAGTGA